The Anaerohalosphaeraceae bacterium genome has a window encoding:
- the flgA gene encoding flagellar basal body P-ring formation chaperone FlgA, whose product MMRLWVLLCSAVWLGAVSKEAGLEIYLPRTAQVDTEVIELGQIGLLQGSAELAEAVRRVPLGRFSMPGQQITLDQATIRSCLADGKIPSEKIRLMGAERVVVSRKGQTLSGSELMETARAYLQSQLAGQDVIIGQALTTPSGRVLESESGCQVVPMLASDRTPGRRTVILSFRREGREISRIQIPFEVRFRSRRVIAALDIAVGQVISAQAVRAEVSETPEPQTVELSEVVGMTARRAISAGTAIQPSWLQKPAPPILVQRRQKVVLKIDTGLMQITAVGEALDDGAEGQIIRVRRGQRPEERIVLGRVMADGTVQPIWERENQ is encoded by the coding sequence ATGATGAGACTTTGGGTGCTTTTGTGCAGTGCGGTTTGGCTGGGAGCGGTGTCGAAAGAGGCCGGACTGGAGATTTATCTGCCGCGAACCGCTCAGGTGGACACGGAGGTGATTGAACTGGGGCAAATCGGCCTGCTGCAGGGTTCTGCCGAGCTGGCCGAGGCGGTTCGAAGGGTTCCGCTGGGGCGTTTTTCGATGCCGGGTCAGCAGATTACACTGGACCAGGCGACCATTCGCAGCTGTCTTGCGGACGGGAAGATTCCCTCCGAAAAGATTCGTCTGATGGGGGCGGAGCGGGTTGTCGTCAGCCGCAAAGGACAAACGCTGAGCGGTTCCGAGCTGATGGAGACGGCCCGGGCGTATCTTCAGTCTCAGCTGGCCGGACAGGATGTGATTATCGGGCAGGCCCTTACGACCCCGTCCGGACGTGTGCTCGAATCGGAGTCCGGCTGCCAGGTTGTTCCGATGCTCGCAAGCGACCGAACGCCGGGCCGGCGGACTGTGATTCTGTCGTTTCGCCGGGAGGGGCGGGAAATCAGCCGGATTCAGATTCCTTTCGAAGTTCGGTTTCGCAGCCGCCGGGTGATTGCGGCTTTGGACATCGCCGTCGGCCAGGTGATTTCCGCTCAGGCGGTGCGAGCGGAGGTTTCTGAAACGCCGGAACCGCAGACGGTCGAGCTGTCGGAGGTGGTGGGGATGACGGCCCGTCGGGCGATTTCGGCCGGCACGGCGATTCAGCCGTCGTGGCTTCAGAAGCCGGCGCCGCCGATTCTGGTTCAGCGGCGTCAGAAAGTGGTCTTGAAAATTGACACAGGCCTGATGCAGATTACCGCCGTCGGCGAGGCGCTCGATGACGGTGCGGAAGGACAAATCATTCGCGTCCGGCGCGGGCAGCGGCCGGAGGAGCGGATTGTGCTGGGGCGGGTGATGGCGGACGGAACCGTTCAGCCCATTTGGGAAAGGGAGAATCAATGA